One Centroberyx gerrardi isolate f3 chromosome 2, fCenGer3.hap1.cur.20231027, whole genome shotgun sequence DNA window includes the following coding sequences:
- the LOC139912156 gene encoding myosin heavy chain, fast skeletal muscle-like yields the protein MSTDAEMAVYGKAAIYLRKPEKERIEAQNKPFDAKSAAYVADTKELYLKCTILKKDGGKVTVKVLDNQEERTVKEEDVTPMNPPKYDKIEDMAMMTHLNEASVLYNLKERYAAWMIYTYSGLFCATVNPYKWLPVYDSEVVSAYRGKKRMEAPPHIFSVSDNAYQNMLTDRENQSVLITGESGAGKTVNTKRVIQYFATISVGGGEKKKEQAGKIQGSLEDQIIAANPLLEAYGNAKTVRNDNSSRFGKFIRIHFGTTGKLSSADIETYLLEKSRVTFQLPDERGYHIFYQMMTNHKPELIEMTLITTNPYDFPMCSQGQITVASIDDKEELVATDTAIDILGFTNDEKMGIYKFTGAVLHHGSMKFKQKQREEQAEPDGTEDADKVAYLLGLNSADMLKALCYPRVKVGNEFVTKGQTVPQVMNSVSALAKSIYERMFLWMVVRINQMLDTKQARQFFIGVLDIAGFEIFDYNSMEQLCINFTNEKLQQFFNHHMFVLEQEEYKKEGIIWQFIDFGMDLAACIELIEKPMGIFSILEEECMFPKASDTTFKNKLYDQHLGKNKAFEKPKPAKGKAEAHFSLVHYAGTVDYNICGWLDKNKDPLNESVIQLYQKSSVKLLPVLYPPVVEDSTESGGAKKGGKKKGGSMQTVSSQFRENLGKLMTNLRSTHPHFVRCLIPNESKTPGLMENFLVIHQLRCNGVLEGIRICRKGFPSRILYGDFKQRYKVLNASVIPEGQFIDNKKASEKLLGSIDVDHEEYKFGHTKVFFKAGLLGTLEEMRDEKLASLVSMTQALCRAYLMRKEFVKMMERREAIYTVQYNVRSFMNVKHWPWMKVYYKIKPLLQSAETEKELANMKENYEKMKTDLATALAKKKELEEKMVSLLQEKNDLQLQVASESENLSDAEERCEGLIKSKIQLEAKLKETSERLEDEEEINAELTAKKRKLEDECSELKKDIDDLELTLAKVEKEKHATENKVKNLTEEMASQDESIAKLTKEKKALQEAHQQTLDDLQAEEDKVNTLTKAKTKLEQQVDDLEGSLEQEKKLRMDLERAKRKLEGDLKLAQESIMDLENDKQQSEEKIKKKDFETSQLLSKIEDEQSLGAQLQKKIKELQARIEELEEEIEAERAARAKVEKQRADLSRELEEISERLEEAGGATAAQIEMNKKREAEFQKLRRDLEESTLQHEATAAALRKKQADSVAELGEQIDNLQRVKQKLEKEKSEYKMEIDDLSSNMEAVAKAKGNLEKMCRTLEDQHSELKAKNDENVRQINDISAQRARLLTENGEFGRQLEEKEALVSQLTRGKQAFTQQIEELKRQIEEEVKAKNALAHGVQSARHDCDLLREQFEEEQEAKAELQRGMSKANSEVAQWRSKYETDAIQRTEELEESKKKLAQRLQEAEEQIEAVNSKCASLEKTKQRLQGEVEDLMIDVERANALAANLDKKQRNFDKVLAEWKQKYEEGQAELEGAQKEARSLSTELFKMKNSYEEALDQLETLKRENKNLQQEISDLTEQIGETGKSIHELEKSKKQTETEKAEIQSALEEAEGTLEHEESKILRVQLELNQVKGEVDRKLAEKDEEMEQIKRNSQRVTDSMQSTLDSEVRSRNDALRIKKKMEGDLNEMEIQLSHANRQAAEAQKQLRNVQGQLKDAQLHLDDALRAQEDLKEQAAMVDRRNGLMVAEIEELRAALEQTERGRKVAEQELVDASERVGLLHSQNTSLLNTKKKLETDLVQVQGEVDDSVQEARNAEEKAKKAITDAAMMAEELKKEQDTSSHLERMKKNLEVTVKDLQHRLDEAENLAMKGGKKQLQKLESRVRELETEVEAEQRRGGDAVKGVRKYERRVKELTYQTEEDKKNVTRLQDLVDKLQLKVKAYKRQSEEAEEQANTHLSKCRKIQHELEEAEERADIAESQVNKLRAKSRDSGKGKEAAE from the exons ATGAGTACGGACGCGGAGATGGCCGTTTATGGCAAGGCCGCCATTTACCTTCGTaaaccagagaaagagaggattgAGGCTCAAAATAAACCCTTTGATGCCAAAAGTGCTGCATATGTGGCCGATACTAAGGAGCTGTACCTTAAATGTACAATCCTGAAGAAAGATGGTGGCAAAGTCACCGTCAAAGTCCTTGACAACCAGGAG GAGAGGACAGTTAAGGAGGAAGATGTCACCCCTATGAACCCTCCCAAGTATGACAAAATTGAGGACATGGCCATGATGACCCATCTCAATGAAGCCTCTGTGCTGTATAACCTCAAAGAGCGTTATGCAGCATGGATGATCTAC ACCTACTCTGGGCTGTTCTGTGCCACTGTGAACCCCTACAAGTGGCTCCCAGTGTACGATTCTGAGGTTGTAAGTGCTTACAGAGGCAAAAAGCGTATGGAGGCCCCACCCCacatcttctctgtctctgacaatGCCTACCAAAACATGCTTACTG ATAGGGAGAACCAGTCTGTCTTGATCAC TGGAGAATCTGGTGCTGGAAAGACTGTGAACACTAAGCGTGTCATCCAGTACTTTGCAACAATCTCAGTgggtggaggagaaaagaagaaggagcAAGCAGGAAAGATACAG GGCTCACTGGAGGATCAGATTATTGCAGCCAACCCCTTGCTAGAGGCCTATGGTAATGCCAAGACTGTGAGGAATGACAACTCCTCTCGCTTT GGTAAATTCATCAGAATCCATTTCGGCACAACTGGTAAACTGTCTAGTGCTGATATTGAGACAT ATCTGCTGGAGAAGTCCAGAGTGACGTTCCAGCTTCCTGATGAGAGAGGCTACCACATCTTCTACCAGATGATGACCAACCACAAACCGGAGCTGATTG AAATGACGCTCATCACCACCAACCCCTATGACTTCCCCATGTGCAGTCAGGGTCAGATCACTGTGGCCAGCATTGATGACAAAGAGGAGTTGGTTGCCACTGAT ACCGCTATTGATATTCTGGGCTTCACCAATGATGAAAAGATGGGCATCTACAAGTTTACCGGTGCTGTGCTCCACCATGGTAGCATGAAGTTCAAGCAGAAGCAGCGTGAAGAGCAGGCTGAGCCAGACGGCACAGAGG atgCTGACAAGGTTGCTTACCTGCTGGGTCTGAACTCAGCTGACATGCTGAAGGCTCTGTGCTACCCCAGAGTGAAGGTCGGAAATGAGTTTGTCACCAAAGGACAGACCGTACCCCAG GTCATGAACTCAGTGAGTGCCCTGGCTAAGTCCATCTATGAGAGGATGTTCTTGTGGATGGTGGTCCGTATCAACCAAATGCTAGACACCAAGCAGGCGAGGCAATTCTTCATTGGTGTGCTGGACATTGCTGGTTTTGAAATCTTTGAT TACAACAGCATGGAGCAGCTGTGCATCAACTTCACCAATGAGAAACTGCAACAGTTCTTCAACCACCACATGTTTGTCCTGGAGCAAGAGGAGTACAAGAAGGAGGGCATCATCTGGCAGTTCATTGACTTCGGCATGGACTTGGCTGCCTGCATTGAGCTTATTGAAAAG CCCATGGGTATCTTCTCCATCCTTGAAGAGGAGTGCATGTTCCCCAAGGCTTCAGACACAACCTTCAAGAACAAACTGTATGACCAGCATCTTGGTAAAAACAAAGCATTTGAGAAGCCAAAGCCCGCCAAAGGCAAGGCTGAGGCCCACTTCTCCCTGGTGCACTATGCTGGAACTGTGGACTACAATATCTGTGGCTGGCTGGACAAGAACAAGGATCCCCTGAACGAGTCTGTTATACAGCTGTACCAGAAGTCCTCAGTTAAGCTGCTGCCTGTCCTGTATCCCCCTGTTGTTGAAG ATTCAACAGAATCTGGCGGTGCTAAAAAGGGAGGCAAGAAGAAGGGTGGTTCCATGCAGACTGTGTCCTCACAGTTCAGG GAGAACTTGGGCAAGCTTATGACCAACTTGAGAAGCACTCATCCTCACTTTGTACGTTGCCTGATTCCCAATGAGTCAAAGACTCCAG GTTTGATGGAAAACTTCCTGGTTATCCACCAGTTGAGGTGTAACGGTGTGCTGGAGGGTATCAGAATCTGCAGGAAAGGTTTCCCCAGCAGAATCCTCTATGGTGACTTCAAGCAGAG ATACAAAGTACTGAATGCCAGCGTCATCCCTGAGGGACAATTCATTGACAACAAGAAGGCCTCTGAGAAGCTGCTTGGATCAATTGATGTGGATCACGAAGAGTATAAATTTGGACAcaccaag GTGTTCTTCAAAGCTGGTCTGCTGGGTACCCTTGAGGAGATGCGAGATGAGAAGCTTGCTTCTCTGGTCTCCATGACTCAGGCTCTCTGCCGTGCTTACCTCATGAGGAAGGAGTTTGTGAAGATGATGGAAAGGAG GGAAGCCATCTACACCGTCCAGTACAACGTCCGCTCATTCATGAATGTTAAACACTGGCCATGGATGAAGGTGTACTACAAGATCAAGCCTCTTCTGCAGAGTGCCGAAACTGAGAAGGAGCTGGCGAACATGAAGGAAAATTATGAGAAGATGAAAACAGACCTGGCCACGGCCCTGGCTAAGAAGAAGGaactggaggagaagatggtgtCTCTTCTGCAGGAGAAGAATGATCTGCAGCTGCAAGTGGCATCT GAATCAGAGAATCTGTCAGATGCTGAGGAGAGATGTGAGGGACTTATCAAGAGTAAGATTCAGCTGGAGGCAAAACTCAAAGAGACAAGTGAGAgactggaggatgaggaggaaatcAATGCTGAGCTAACTGCCAAGAAGAGGAAACTGGAGGATGAATGCTCTGAACTCAAGAAGGACATTGATGACCTGGAGCTTACCTTAGCCaaagtggagaaggagaagcatgCCACTGAGAACAAG GTGAAGAACCTGACTGAAGAGATGGCCTCTCAAGATGAGAGCATTGCTAAGCTGACCAAGGAGAAGAAAGCCCTCCAAGAAGCACATCAGCAGACTCTTGATGACCTGcaggcagaggaagacaaagtcaACACTCTGACCAAGGCCAAGACCAAGCTTGAGCAGCAAGTGGATGAT CTTGAAGGTTCTCTGGAGCAAGAGAAGAAGCTTCGCATGGACCTTGAGAGAGCCAAGAGGAAGCTTGAGGGTGATTTGAAACTGGCCCAGGAATCCATCATGGATCTTGAGAATGACAAGCAGCAGTCTGAGGAGAAAATCAAGAA GAAGGACTTTGAGACAAGCCAGCTTCTTAGTAAGATTGAAGATGAACAATCTTTGGGTGCTCAGCTACAGAAGAAGATTAAAGAGCTCCAG GCTCGTATTGAGGAACTGGAGGAAGAAATTGAAGCTGAGCGTGCTGCTCGCGCCAAGGTTGAGAAGCAGCGAGCTGACCTCTCCAGGGAACTTGAAGAGATCAGTGAGAGACTTGAGGAGGCTGGTGGAGCCACTGCTGCTCAGATTGAGATGAACAAGAAGCGCGAGGCAGAGTTCCAGAAGCTGCGTCGTGACCTTGAGGAGTCCACCCTACAGCATGAAGCCACCGCTGCTGCTCTCCGCAAGAAGCAGGCCGACAGTGTTGCAGAGCTGGGAGAACAGATCGACAACCTCCAGCGTGTCAAGCAGAAGCTTGAGAAGGAGAAGAGTGAATACAAGATGGAAATTGATGACTTGTCCAGCAACATGGAAGCTGTTGCAAAGGCCAAG GGAAATCTTGAGAAGATGTGCCGCACCCTTGAGGACCAGCATAGTGAACTTAAGGCAAAGAATGATGAGAATGTTCGCCAGATAAATGACATCAGCGCTCAGAGAGCAAGACTGCTGACGGAGAATG GTGAGTTTGGTCGTCAGCTTGAGGAGAAAGAAGCCCTCGTCTCCCAGCTGACCAGAGGCAAGCAAGCCTTCACACAGCAGATTGAGGAGCTGAAGAGGCAAATCGAGGAGGAAGTTAAG GCCAAGAATGCCCTTGCCCACGGTGTGCAATCAGCCCGTCATGACTGTGATCTTCTGAGGGAGCAgtttgaggaggagcaggaggcaaAGGCTGAGCTGCAACGTGGAATGTCCAAGGCCAACAGTGAAGTGGCCCAGTGGAGGAGCAAGTATGAAACTGATGCCATCCAGCGCACTGAGGAGCTTGAGGAGTCAAA GAAAAAGCTTGCCCAGCGCCTTCAGGAAGCTGAGGAGCAGATTGAGGCTGTGAATTCCAAGTGTGCCTCTCTGGAGAAGACCAAACAGAGGCTCCAGGGTGAGGTGGAGGACCTCATGATTGATGTGGAGAGAGCCAATGCTTTGGCTGCCAACCTTGACAAGAAGCAGAGGAACTTTGATAAG GTTCTGGCAGAATGGAAGCAGAAATATGAGGAGGGTCAGGCAGAGCTTGAGGGAGCTCAGAAAGAGGCTCGTTCTCTCAGCACTGAACTGTTCAAGATGAAAAACTCTTATGAGGAAGCTCTGGATCAGCTGGAGACCCTGAAACGCGAGAACAAGAACCTGCAAC AGGAAATCTCAGACCTGACTGAACAGATTGGTGAGACTGGAAAAAGCATCCATGAGCTGGAGAAGTCCAagaagcagacagagacagagaaggcagAGATCCAGTCAGCTCTTGAGGAAGCTGAG GGAACACTGGAACATGAAGAATCCAAGATTCTGCGTGTCCAGCTGGAGCTCAACCAGGTTAAAGGTGAGGTTGACAGAAAGCTGgcagagaaagatgaggagatgGAGCAGATCAAGAGGAACAGCCAGAGGGTGACTGACTCCATGCAGagcactctggactctgaggTCAGGAGCAGGAATGATGCCCTGAGaatcaagaagaagatggagggagacctGAATGAGATGGAGATTCAGCTCAGTCATGCTAACCGCCAGGCTGCTGAGGCCCAGAAGCAGCTGAGGAATGTCCAGGGACAACTGAAG GATGCCCAGTTGCACCTTGATGATGCTCTCAGAGCACAGGAAGACCTCAAAGAGCAGGCTGCCATGGTGGACCGTAGGAACGGTCTCATGGTGGCTGAAATTGAAGAGCTGAGGGCTGCactggaacagacagagagaggccgcAAAGTGGCTGAGCAAGAGCTGGTGGATGCTAGTGAGCGTGTTGGATTGCTGCACTCTCAg AATACAAGCCTTCTGAACACAAAGAAGAAGCTGGAGACTGACCTGGTCCAGGTCCAGGGTGAAGTAGATGACAGTGTTCAGGAAGCGAGGAATGCAGAGGAGAAGGCCAAGAAAGCCATCACTGAT gcTGCTATGATGgctgaggagctgaagaaggagCAGGACACTAGTTCTCAcctggagaggatgaagaagaacctGGAGGTCACTGTCAAGGACCTGCAGCACCGCCTGGATGAGGCTGAGAACTTGGCCATGAAGGGTGGCAAGAAGCAACTCCAGAAACTGGAGTCCAGG GTGCGTGAGCTGGAGACAGAGGTTGAAGCTGAACAGAGACGTGGAGGAGACGCTGTTAAAGGTGTCCGTAAAtatgagaggagagtgaaggaactCACATACCAG ACTGAAGAGGACAAGAAGAATGTCACCCGCCTGCAGGATTTGGTAGACAAGCTGCAACTGAAGGTGAAGGCCTACAAGAGACAGTCTGAGGAAGCG GAGGAACAGGCCAACACTCACCTGTCAAAGTGCAGAAAGATTCAGCATGAGTTGGAGGAGGCTGAAGAGCGAGCTGATATTGCTGAGTCCCAGGTCAACAAGCTGAGAGCTAAGAGCCGTGACTCTGGCAAG GGAAAAGAAGCAGCTGAATGA